In Streptomyces sp. NBC_01408, one DNA window encodes the following:
- a CDS encoding TVP38/TMEM64 family protein: MSLLLAPRARLSLLVVLLVAAGGCVLLFEPQRLLSEGWPAGLPVGAAVVLFAAAYGVCTAAFVPRPLLNLAAGALFGTQFGLVAAVGGSVLGAGITFGLGRVMGQEALRPFLRGRWLAAADGQLSRHGFRSMLAARLFPGVPFVVANYCAAVSRCGWSPFLLATGLGVIPNTAAYVIAGASSSSPGSPAFLASFGFIAVSMAVGGAVAWRKRHRLAPPRTPVTAYELMPQHPPVVSGTSHGP; the protein is encoded by the coding sequence ATGTCCCTCCTCCTCGCGCCGCGCGCCCGGCTGTCGCTGCTCGTCGTGCTGCTGGTCGCAGCCGGGGGGTGCGTGCTGCTGTTCGAGCCGCAGCGCCTCCTCTCGGAGGGCTGGCCGGCGGGGCTGCCGGTCGGTGCCGCGGTGGTGCTGTTCGCGGCCGCGTACGGGGTGTGCACGGCGGCCTTCGTGCCGCGCCCCCTGCTGAACCTGGCGGCGGGCGCCCTCTTCGGCACCCAGTTCGGCCTGGTGGCGGCAGTCGGCGGCTCGGTACTGGGCGCGGGCATCACCTTCGGTCTGGGTCGGGTCATGGGCCAGGAGGCTTTGCGTCCGTTCCTGCGCGGGCGCTGGCTGGCAGCGGCCGACGGCCAGCTCAGCCGGCACGGCTTCCGCTCGATGCTCGCAGCGCGACTCTTCCCCGGGGTGCCGTTCGTGGTGGCCAACTACTGCGCGGCGGTTTCGCGCTGCGGCTGGTCCCCCTTCCTGCTCGCCACCGGGCTGGGCGTCATCCCGAACACCGCGGCCTACGTGATCGCGGGGGCCAGCTCCTCCTCCCCCGGATCGCCCGCCTTCCTGGCCTCGTTCGGGTTCATCGCCGTCTCCATGGCGGTCGGCGGAGCCGTCGCCTGGCGCAAACGGCACCGCCTGGCACCGCCTCGAACACCCGTCACGGCGTACGAACTGATGCCCCAGCACCCCCCTGTGGTCAGCGGCACCTCGCACGGGCCCTAG